The Candidatus Berkiella aquae sequence GATAGCTGGCTAGTATCAACGGTGAGATCAGCCATACTGGCTAAAGGGCTAAGCAACTCTCGTTCTTGTTCAATGGCTTCCTGCAAAGAAACATGATCATTGCTTAAAGGATGACGCCGTCTGGTCTCGCTGAATCGCCGTAACAAGCTTTTATGATCAGCATCCAGATAAATAATGTCAGAATCCCAATCGGGGCGACGTAATTCAGAAATCACATCTTTGAGTAGGTTAACATCCTGAGGTAAATTGCGAGCATCAATACTGACTGCAATGCGAGGATGATCTTCAGCCAACTTATCAATAACGACCGGCAAAATATCAACGGGGAGATTATCAATACAATAAAAACCAAGATCTTCAAGAACATGCAATGAAATCGTTTTGCCAGAACCGGATCTACCACTCACAATTACCAATCTCATTTTCTGCTTCACCCTTTGCTTTGATACTTCGTTATCTTCGCCTACTCGCCGTCTTCATTTACTTATGTAAACTCAGACTGCTCAAGGCTCGATGCCTCGTCTGAAAGCAAAGGGTTTCGCAGAATGGCGGTTACCCTTTGCTTTGATACTTTCCGTCTTCGCCAAAAGGCTACGCCGGACAAGCGTTATCTTCGCCTACTCAAGGCTCGATGCCTCGTCTGAAAGCAAAGGGTTTCGCAGAATGGCGGTTACCCTTTGCTTTGATACTTTCCGTCTTCGCCAAAAGGCTACGCCGGACAAACGTTATCTTCTAAGTAAGACAAAATTATTTTGCCAAAAATCGCTCTATTCTCGCAGATTTAGGCATAAATGCTAATTTTACTGCGGTTTCTATTAGGATAGCCAGATTATGGCCGTGAGCAACAGCCAATGACAGGCTAGGAATAGGAAGATTATCCATTAATTTGTCAACCAACTCAAATTTGAGTTTAGGTTCCGTGTCAGGAAGATTGTGGTTTAACGTAATAATGAAATCGAGCGCAATTTCATCAACCAGCACATTAGGTCCAAATAGTTGTACCACATCGATTAAACCAAGGTTTCGCGTATGTAATAGCCCTTGCTGCGCCTTATCAGCAAATCCCAGTAATTGTTGCCCAGAACGTTTGAATAAGGGCGCATCATCAGCAATGAAACGGTGCCCACGAGTTAATAAAGTGAGAGCCGTTTCACTTTTACCAATACCTGGGGAGCCGGCAAGTAATACGCCCTTGCCTTGAATTTCCAGCAATACGCCATGAAGACTAAGCATGGGTTAGTCTTTCATAGAGCTCTTCACGAGATTTTGCCTGACGTAAACTTTGACGAATACTCTCTTGTCCAAAAACATGGGCAATAGATGCTAATAATTCTAAATGCATTTCATCCGTTTCTGCGGGCACAATTAAGGCGAAAATCAGATCAACGTTTTCGTTATCTTCTGCGCCAAAATCAATACCTTCTTTTAGTGAAATGAAACAACCCAGTGTTTTATCAATGGCTGCAAGGCGCGTATGAGGGATAGCAACACCGTGTCCGATTGCGGTGCTTCCCAAGCGCTCTCTCATAATTAATCCATCAAAAATATCATGCGCTCTAACTTGAATTAAATCAGTGGTCAGCGATTCGCTAAGCAGTTCAAGCGCTTTTTTCTTACTTTGCGCCCGTAGCGCAAAGTGTGTTCTTTCTAATGTTAAAATATCGTGAATGTGAAGCATACTCTTTCCATTTACTCACCCCAGACATGTACTGTGCGTACACGCTTGGGGATTCGTTCGCTTATTGCCGTCGTCTAAGAGTGAGGGTCATTCAAACTGGTTTGAGTAATATGGTTATACTAAATCTTCTCCATCCCCATGATTATTCATTTTTTCTTTATGTTTGACGACTTGTCTATCAAGCTTATCAATCAGTAAATCAATGGCGGCATACATATTTTCAGATTCAGATTCAGCATGAATTTCAGCACGTGCTAGATTTACTTTGGCTTCTGCTTTTTGCTGAAATTTTTTATCAACGGTTAATGTTACATAAACGTTCGTTATATGGGAGAAATGACGTTCAATTTTTTGTAATTTGCTTTCTACATAATCACGTAAGGCTGGTGTAATTTCGACATGATGTCCAGTGATGTTAATTTGCATAATTTTGTCCTTATTGTGTTATGTTAAACTAATTGTTTTCGTTCATTAGAAGGCGGAATGCTCATTGCTTCACGATATTTTGCAATGGTTCTTCGTGCAACCGGAATACCTTGTTCAGCTAATAATGTGGCTAATTTGCTATCACTAAGCGGCTTTTGTCTACTCTCTGCAGAAATGAGCTTTTTAATAAGAGCACGAATTGCAGTTGCTGAGCATTCGCCACCTTTTTCTGTATTAACATGGCTTGAGAAAAAATATTTTAACTCGAATGTTCCACGCGGGGTATGAAGGTATTTTTGGGTAGTAACGCGCGAAATAGTTGATTCATGTAGTTCAAGCACTTTTGCAACATCGTGTAAAATAAGCGGTTTCATTGCTTCTTCACCGAGTTCAAAAAATGCTTGCTGCTGTTCTACAATGCAGCTAGCGACTTTTAGTAATGTATCGTTACGATTTTCAATACTCTTTAAAAACCAACGTGCTTCTTGTAATTGGTTTCGTAAATATTGATTATCTTGACTTGAATCTGCGCGTCGAATAAGACCTGCGTAATGATCATTAATTCTTAATTTTGGCATGCATTCGGGATTAAGCTCAATAATCCATTTACCATGCTTTTTATAAGTGTAAACATCAGGAATAACATATTCTGCTGTTTTGCCACCGATTTCAGTGCCTGGACGAGGATTTAAAGTTTGAATGCAGTGGATCACCTCATGCAAGTCTTCCATAGATAAACCTAAGCGGCGACGTAGTGCAGCAAAATCACGTTTGCCAAGCAATTCTAGATGATGAGTGACTAATTCTCGAGCTTTATCACGCCACGGAAATTCAATGGGTAAATGCTCTAGTTGCACTTTGAGAGATTCGCCAATGTTGCGTGCCCCCACACCTAAGGGATCAAACTGTTGAATTCGGCGTAAGACAGCTTCAATTTCTTGAGTGTCAACCGTGATAGTGTCTTGCACGGTTGCAATAATATCATCGAGCTGGCAAGTTAAAAAACCGTCTTCATTAATAGAATCAATTAATGCTGTTGCAATTAATCTATCACTATCGCTAAAGGGGGTTAATTCCATTTGCCACAGCAGATGGGCTTGCAGTGTTACAGGAACGCTGTTTAAGGTTTCAAGCTCATTACCTAATGATTCGTGAAATCGTGCTTCGCGTTTGTGGCCTAAACGCACTTCCCAGGTAAATTCTTCCCCATTGGGATCAGGCTCTGCATAAAAATGAAGCGCAGCATCTGTTTCGCTTGTTTCTTCAGTGGTGGCATCGCAAGCAGGCTCTTGCTCTTGAACCTCTAACATTGGGTTAGCTTCTAATGCTGATTGTATTTCTGTT is a genomic window containing:
- a CDS encoding PTS sugar transporter subunit IIA, with amino-acid sequence MLHIHDILTLERTHFALRAQSKKKALELLSESLTTDLIQVRAHDIFDGLIMRERLGSTAIGHGVAIPHTRLAAIDKTLGCFISLKEGIDFGAEDNENVDLIFALIVPAETDEMHLELLASIAHVFGQESIRQSLRQAKSREELYERLTHA
- the hpf gene encoding ribosome hibernation-promoting factor, HPF/YfiA family — translated: MQINITGHHVEITPALRDYVESKLQKIERHFSHITNVYVTLTVDKKFQQKAEAKVNLARAEIHAESESENMYAAIDLLIDKLDRQVVKHKEKMNNHGDGEDLV
- a CDS encoding RNA polymerase factor sigma-54, with translation MKPSLQLKIGHQLTMTPQLQQAIRLLQLSAVDLQTEIQSALEANPMLEVQEQEPACDATTEETSETDAALHFYAEPDPNGEEFTWEVRLGHKREARFHESLGNELETLNSVPVTLQAHLLWQMELTPFSDSDRLIATALIDSINEDGFLTCQLDDIIATVQDTITVDTQEIEAVLRRIQQFDPLGVGARNIGESLKVQLEHLPIEFPWRDKARELVTHHLELLGKRDFAALRRRLGLSMEDLHEVIHCIQTLNPRPGTEIGGKTAEYVIPDVYTYKKHGKWIIELNPECMPKLRINDHYAGLIRRADSSQDNQYLRNQLQEARWFLKSIENRNDTLLKVASCIVEQQQAFFELGEEAMKPLILHDVAKVLELHESTISRVTTQKYLHTPRGTFELKYFFSSHVNTEKGGECSATAIRALIKKLISAESRQKPLSDSKLATLLAEQGIPVARRTIAKYREAMSIPPSNERKQLV